ACACATGAACATGTTATGAGATGAATACCTGAAGGACCTGCCCCCCAAATTAAGTATCTTCCGTTAACAGGGTTATGTTATGAGTCTCCTTGTAAGCATCAATAGACGCTCCATTCATCCAAGTCTCATGATCTGATGAGTGATAGAGTAATTAGATAATTAGGACCGCCCTAgagtaattaatatttaatatcacTATGATCCAATGGCTAGTGTATGACAGAGCTTTCATACTCTCTTGAGAATGGCTGTAGGAAAGCAACTTTGTTTGTTCTCAATGAAGAAACCAATATGAAGTGATTTACTTTGGCAGCAGTTGCTACATAATAGAAAGAACAATCATTTAGGACAATGAAAATTAATGACTGTTCATAAAACACAATAAAAAGTAGTAAACATTAACTGCTTGGGCCTGGTTGAATTAGTATATGTGATTATTGAACTTCCAAGGAAGTTATCTGAGTAAGTTTTAGTATTTCAAGATTAGGACTTACACAAAgtttaagcaaaaaaaaatgaaaacttcaATTTTAGGATAAATAAAGACCAAGGCATGGAATCATTGAGCATAAAAGCACAGCAATAATTAAAAGCTTATTCAAGAGTGAGTAAGTATACAGTAAATGCTTCTCATTTTTCCAAAGATCTGTATCCATATTGAAGGTGATACATCTCTACCTTCAAAATGAATGTGCATATCAAAGGCAACTTTGAAGAGAGTCAATACAATGTTAGACAGGGAGGGTATAAGTTTTGGAGACACCCAACAAAGAACATAGAATGCTCCAAAATCTTTGTGATTCAGAGCACAAATCATATCACAGATTCTGCATTGCATAAGAGATAGTAAAACAATTAGCCACATCAAGACATGACAAATAATACTACAAAATGCGAAGTTTGAAGGGAGGCACCAGTTATCGGAGGCACCTATTATTGGTACTCCCGAGTTATCAGTGCACACGACAAAGCATGGATGCTAAGCTCCTCTATTTGTACACCACCAACAGTACTTTTGCTAACCTGAAATCAACAAACAATATTGAGTCAGCGAATCTAAATCACCAAATCATGTCAAGCAAAACCTAAACCCAAAACAACCAAATCAACACTAAATCTAATCCAAATTTCTTGTCGAGCTAAGATCAACTGATATCTAGCAGAGAAACCTAGCAGGAATCAGGAAAACACAAGCAAACAGAAATGGGGTGAAAGAAACCAGTGTAGTTACAGAGCTAAAATCAGCATAAACTGATGAAAATAGAAATGAAATTACAATGCTCCAATGGCACAAACATCCCCTACAGTTTGGAAAAAAAACACTAACCTCCGCTCTGTTATAGTAAACGTTAAAGAGACgttaaattaaaaaacaaaatgagAGAAGTTCCCTCAATAATTTCATTGAAAATTCAGTAAAATTTAATATCATCATCAATCATGACAATTCTTTTCGTAAAGCATGCATGACTATTTTATCAACTAAATGAAGTAAGATTGATGGTTAACAAAAATGAGACGCCGATTCATGGTGCACCATCGGGTAGCTTCTGACAGAAATGCCAAACCCAACCATAGAGATCATTACCCTGATTTCCACTCTAAAATCTTGGTTCAGACAAACCAACAAACACCTTATGCTCATTTACACAAACACAGTCACATAAAACAGTTACCAAACTCACCCAATCTCAAAATCACAATGCACTTATATAATTTAAAGAAAGAAAGGCAAAAATGTTATCAAACCTGCAGAAActtgggagttgggtttggccccccctatggggctccccgccccacttaaagtggggaaattactggaacgcccccctttaatagaatacggaagacacatttccgtattgaatacggaagtttaatatccgtattatattagtatgtaaaccggcaagggtttattcaaacccatttcaaacccatttccgtattttgccaagctcttctcccctcttcaaccttcgatctctgtcgctccccttgcttgaaccgtgtacttgaaaggttccatcatctccatcaaagctcttcacaaccccattctcagaattgaaacctagaggtaaggatttttggattttccccatttaacttgaaattatgttaatcattgaaccctagggtagtcgattgttgcttgtgtagaggtattgttggctgaaatgtcttgaatgtggtttgggtttagggccgatagctcattgtcgttaatggcgtttctgggtaaatacggatcacaggtttccgtattgaatatggaaaatggttttccgtattcagtatggaacatggttttccgtattgaatacggaaaaacgttttccgtattcatctcagaaccaaacccaacacttataattgattctgggttcagaatcaattatagaaggtttccaaagcatttgtgagtagtttctagatgccataattgattattaggaaaataaaagttgatccaagcatgcataatccacagaagatccgattatcatctatgtacttataaaattctaggaattttccatttgcttgcatcatgtttctgtctatggctgaaatggtatatatagtgaatgtttgctctgaatatatagtgagaatgaagaacagaaagaggtctcatgcttctagtgaggatgtcggggctactgaggatagacaccggcggttacatgcttctagccggcgcggcgatcatgctgcaacctctcaggcggtggaggcttcagctccagttgtttctccgccgtctcccatgattgaggttcctctggttgattatccgccgtctcccacggtTGAGATACCTACAGTTGTTTCTCCACCCTCTCCCATGgttgagtcatcaggcgaggagtcctcaggcgaggcctcatccggcatgggaggatctgacgaggatagtattcctccgcctactgttgatgctgatgtcctgccgccagagcagggggcacagggtggcgaggaggacctgatccagaggttgccgccgtttccgggggggcctgttgagctatcgctcctcacccattatgctgatcacaaggctccctgggcgtggcatgcactcctacgcacagacgagcggtatgtggaccgtcgacagttgaaggtggccacagctggggggaaggtttggaaccttgcttgtgatggtgattcagacagtcacaggcgggttcgagagttgattgagcagacgggtcttcatcagctaccatattgcagctacccggtgacagatgcaggccttattttggcccttgtggagcgatggcatgaggagactagtagcttccacatgccgttcggggagatgactatcaccttggacgacgtgtcggctcttctccatctccccatggggtcgaggttctatacgcctgggaggggggagagggacgagtgtgcagcgctctgtgctcagttgatgggaggatctgttggtatttatgaggctgagtttgatacgaataggtcccagactattcgctttggggtcttgcagacccggtatgaggctgcgttggcgggtatgtcttaattattattgtattgtctttgtatctattattattgtattgttataaactattaacttaattcacttcattgtagagcaccgatatgaggacgctgcacggatttggctggtgaaccagctaggcgccacgctctttgctagcaagagcggaggctaccatacgaccgtctactggatagggatgttggaggatcttggtcgagtgtgcgagtacgcgtggggcgcgattgcgctcgctacgctatacgaccagcttagtcgagcgtccaggagggggacggcccagatgggaggttttaactcgctcctgctaggatgggtctacgagtacctttctgaccgcgtcattatccgtagggcggatccggagtactcgcaggaccagcctagggcgcggcggtgggctatgtcccgggtcgggcatgcaggccttgatgagaggcgagtcatgctcgatgagctgacggtggatgacgttatatggaccccatttgaggaccatcgggctcatcgaccacgggatccgagggccatgtattctggctacatccggtcgccatttggccgtgttgttcgacggcatctaccagagagggttctgcgccagtttggcttcatacaggatgtccctcgacacccctctgagatccagacgtctgggtcccttgctgagaccgcagatgctgcctttgctgagtttgcgtcgcacctccgccctcaggggatccccgctacatatccgggagaggctgtggaggattacatgaggtggtacagcgctgtgtcccatcggttcatcatccctgatgataggagggaggagttcagtgcagtggtaagtttgaattttattttccattcaattgtgattttttgttcatgatattttatttgtatctaatgtatctacattatttttgcagactgttatgcgtcgggccgtggacttgttggagcagtcactcgAGGTGTCAGATGCTCCTGCAGAGGGCACGCATTcccgatccctcactgagagggcgctggatcttattagatccaatgccttcattggtacccagggggtagcctttgctgctgtccgaggagctagagctgcaggaggcagaggtcgtggagacagagcgcgtggaggcagaggccgtggaggcagagcccgtggagagggtgctcctgcagagggtgcgcgtggaggcagaggccgtggaggcagagcccgtggacctagaggtcgtagaggggccggtaggggtcggggcgagtgattgactatatatttgtatattttttttgtatttttatattatgacatgtgactctttgtattaggactctctttatattaatcatgctttctattttcACTCATTATATGCCGACTCTTTGTATTAGGACTCTCTTGAAAAAAACCCGTATAACTACACCGTAAATAATCAAAGGCAGgataagtaacataaataattcatggcaaacagtttaaagggtacacgaaattattcagaagcaacacgaaaacaaaattaatcctcagtgatatcgatgaagtcgtggggtccgctatcctgtggaaatactttgactatgttgggcaacgttatattcagataacgaacagatttactcggtgcaaacacagcaacctgcaagtaaattgcaaatttaaaagattaatgcgtacttgttcaaaggaagcaagattaatgtttaaggtaatagaccttttggagaacaagaacagatccaacagttatgacATTCCTAAATTCCCCGTCAGTGAAGGCCTTGCGATGGACGCTAGCGTCAACGGTGCCCGTAGGGTCCTAAATCAATGCAAtcgtgagagaaaatgagacaACAAATTGACGGTTAAAGAAGCTGGACAAAAGCGAGCaaataccttgagggtaactttggcatctccgaaaccattgggagtgcatgatttaataacagcaacaacactctctactctctcaacattcgttgtgattgtgcccagcggagtggcagattccaccaattgcagggctgtaagccaagcatttgaattgaaatcaggatcggtttcggttgatcTGTCTTCGAGAGCACGCCTCACAAATTCTTGGGTCGGAATGAGTAGTGTGTTAGGGTTGGATCTACGCCcatacatggcagcctggacggcgccagctggcccaggaatgagaggacgagagctgctaGAAGTGCTGCCTTGACGTTTGCAACGGCGGACTAATGCATCCCAGTCTTgttccattgtttttttttatcttcgaaagcaagacatgaagaaaaggatgaagaagaataaagaacccagagagatttatagcagaatggtcaaaagatttatggtgtttggtgGATAATACAAGTGTGGTTGGGGTTGGTTGGTGGTAGATAGTAATGTCAGGTTTCAAGTTCGTCATTTAgtggatgaaaatgacaagactctgatgatggggtggttggaaatgacaggactctgatgatggggtggttgtaaatgacaggactctgatgatggggtggatgaaaatgacaggactctgatgacagagtggttgtctatgttaattatccctgatgctgattcaaaataataaggcccatcaatataacaatgaccatcaaattaatattattaaaagcaaCAAATGAACATCATAAAGGCAAGGcccatcaaattaatattacagagcgtttacaaatgaatatcacacaaaagtgtggtgtcaatctgaggtgatgtctacatagctttggtgaataagaggaacaccaaaagtaacaagccAAGCTTCATATTCTGATGTGAATCTTCCTAAACGTGTACCATATGGGGCGCACCAGCTTACTGATGTAGGATCAACATACCGTTCccactggagagcaattggcggcatagaatgtccaggagttagatggagctacattatagagaataacaataaaattagataacttgcaaatacaacaaatcaattcaccaattggatattagtgtactcaatcaaaaaatacctgtacaaagtgattaATCACATGACCAACAGCTATAACAGGATGTACATCCGGTGGACCTTCTCCTCTTAGTGGAAGGTATGACCAACAACCCGTAGAGGAGATGGATATGAAAACCacttggaacctggttgctacaaggtatcccatctctggcagttgcatccatttatcctcggtagccggatcaccaggaggaagagtgagtcgggaatgtaaggcattaaccacatgtctggaccacatttcatcatacaaCCCTCTGTGTCGTTCAAGTTCTTCTATCAACGCTGCCCTAACCCATGACCAACTTTCCTCACCTGATGGTAGTCCGAGTAATGCAGCAACggctctatagccacagttaccatcatcctcaacattctgaactgtttgtatatatgggtggaaaaaggctggaaaatgacccatgaaatagcttgtatcagacttcttcacacgcttcttcttctttggtggttgtgaaaccttctttgcctctctgatctccctatcaacatgttcaaaacctgaaagatcacgagtcaaggatcctattgctttaTTCTTAGGTGGTATTTTCTCATTCGCCTTAAGAGTGCGCTTGGACCTTATCTTAACCGCAGGAGTACAAAgtgaactgctttcaggacaatagatcgcttgaagcttcctccttaccatactctgccctccagtatccaaagaactgaaataatgtgtcaatgcctcaacttctggttgcatatctccatggttcatgccgcaaatatggttgctggtagtatctgcaacaggttcaggtacatgctcccaactcagtctcttccagaatggatgaattgactcatatggaattctttcataacctgcaagttcacaaaagtgtcactttcaataacaaatagaattaattgacaagagagtggttgaccggtgacctgcaagttcacaaccgcaaggtagtccatgagtctctctcaacaagcaatcgcatccgccgtaggacttcattcttatatgttcatcgtcgatgagctgcagacatttgtttgacacaaatcctctaatatttg
This is a stretch of genomic DNA from Lotus japonicus ecotype B-129 chromosome 1, LjGifu_v1.2. It encodes these proteins:
- the LOC130727913 gene encoding protein MAINTENANCE OF MERISTEMS-like: MGGSDEDSIPPPTVDADVLPPEQGAQGGEEDLIQRLPPFPGGPVELSLLTHYADHKAPWAWHALLRTDERYVDRRQLKVATAGGKVWNLACDGDSDSHRRVRELIEQTGLHQLPYCSYPVTDAGLILALVERWHEETSSFHMPFGEMTITLDDVSALLHLPMGSRFYTPGRGERDECAALCAQLMGGSVGIYEAEFDTNRSQTIRFGVLQTRYEAALAEHRYEDAARIWLVNQLGATLFASKSGGYHTTVYWIGMLEDLGRVCEYAWGAIALATLYDQLSRASRRGTAQMGGFNSLLLGWVYEYLSDRVIIRRADPEYSQDQPRARRWAMSRVGHAGLDERRVMLDELTVDDVIWTPFEDHRAHRPRDPRAMYSGYIRSPFGRVVRRHLPERVLRQFGFIQDVPRHPSEIQTSGSLAETADAAFAEFASHLRPQGIPATYPGEAVEDYMRWYSAVSHRFIIPDDRREEFSAVTVMRRAVDLLEQSLEVSDAPAEGTHSRSLTERALDLIRSNAFIGTQGVAFAAVRGARAAGGRGRGDRARGGRGRGGRARGEGAPAEGARGGRGRGGRARGPRGRRGAGRGRGE